In Actinomyces sp. zg-332, the following proteins share a genomic window:
- a CDS encoding MerR family transcriptional regulator, which produces MDANKNEPKLQRPQGRLFDDGLPDLDMETGYRGPVASKAVGITYRQLDYWARTGLVEPTIRCAKGSGSQRLYSFRDILVLKVVKRLLDTGVSLQQIREAIDHLKSRNVDDLASITLMSDGATVYECTSADEIFDLVQGGQGVFGIAIGSVWREVEGTLVKFPSQRADELANGQDDLSRYRAKKNIV; this is translated from the coding sequence ATGGACGCAAACAAAAACGAACCTAAGTTACAACGTCCTCAAGGCCGTTTATTCGATGATGGTTTGCCTGATTTAGATATGGAAACTGGATATCGTGGTCCTGTAGCCAGTAAGGCTGTTGGCATTACTTACCGCCAATTAGACTACTGGGCTAGGACAGGTTTAGTAGAGCCTACTATTCGTTGCGCTAAAGGCTCTGGTTCACAAAGGCTTTATTCTTTCCGTGATATTTTGGTACTAAAAGTTGTTAAACGCCTTTTAGATACTGGTGTTTCACTACAACAAATCCGAGAAGCTATTGACCATTTAAAATCACGTAATGTTGATGATTTAGCTAGTATTACTTTGATGAGTGACGGAGCTACTGTATATGAATGCACTAGTGCGGATGAAATCTTTGACTTAGTTCAAGGAGGACAAGGTGTCTTTGGCATAGCTATAGGTAGCGTATGGCGTGAAGTAGAAGGTACTCTTGTTAAATTTCCTTCACAACGTGCAGACGAACTTGCTAATGGTCAAGATGACTTATCTAGATACAGAGCAAAGAAAAATATCGTTTAA
- a CDS encoding RNA polymerase-binding protein RbpA produces MANRSLRGMGLGNQSLETEDGVVLAKRYDCDYLCINGHEFSITFALDVQPPKTWECHCSAKAYLKGGEDFEADLKVMHAQRTHWDMLIERRSEEELEELLEQQLQALRNGDLRRRSFTM; encoded by the coding sequence TTGGCAAATCGTTCATTACGAGGCATGGGCCTTGGAAATCAAAGTTTAGAAACAGAAGACGGCGTTGTTTTAGCAAAACGTTATGATTGTGATTACTTATGTATAAATGGTCATGAATTTTCTATTACTTTTGCTCTAGATGTACAGCCTCCAAAGACTTGGGAATGTCATTGTAGTGCAAAAGCTTATCTAAAAGGTGGAGAAGATTTCGAAGCTGACTTGAAAGTAATGCATGCTCAGCGAACACATTGGGATATGCTTATTGAACGTCGCTCTGAAGAAGAACTTGAAGAGTTACTAGAACAACAGTTACAAGCTTTACGTAATGGTGATTTACGTCGTAGAAGCTTTACAATGTAG
- a CDS encoding ABC transporter ATP-binding protein/permease, translating to MLPQIFSKKTKKEKLSEEDKIRIAVSSSKGKIHIVQNYILSSLGTICTALAFIFSGKTIGIYILNYYSNAKDLTLPTAFLGNTSADASIKIYLYLALVVSILALVLPLFQNLSARNLAVQEESWLRKKILSHLFDLGGMEIPENKTGAILSTIVDGSEKVSYYLQTFYGQVFASFSVPVFTVVLISVFIDPISGITLLLCIPLIPLIVGMAQKLFRKVSSKSRNARVRLAGQYLEAIQGIVTLRLLNAHKVKESELAEYGENNRKAIMSLLASNQLIIFVVDAVFSLFSVTITTFLATYRLYTGSIAIDSAIALILVSIVFMEPLDQAAAFFYVGMGGMASKRKIQEIFRMKTYKDSDHESNSYMIYNIMYHKDDNKALSVNNLSFKYNVFSNKNILDNLTFDVYKGEKIAIVGPSGNGKSTLIKILKGYLLPTQGSVIVKNIPFGLENIDIVRQNSAFVSQSTWLFNMSIKDNLLLSKPNASEEQIWDALEKAYIASEIKSLPMGLDTIVGEQGISISGGQAQRLSIARAFLSDRDILIFDEPTSQIDLISEKKILESIRNIPRDKTLIMVTHRPNNLGSVNRIFYIENAKLRIETVELKNSDDISRGEE from the coding sequence ATGCTACCACAAATTTTTTCCAAAAAAACTAAAAAAGAAAAGTTGTCGGAAGAAGATAAAATAAGGATTGCTGTTTCTAGTTCTAAAGGTAAAATTCATATCGTACAAAATTACATTCTTTCATCTTTAGGAACAATATGTACAGCATTAGCATTCATTTTCTCTGGAAAAACAATAGGTATATATATCCTAAACTATTATTCAAATGCCAAAGATTTAACTTTACCTACAGCGTTTTTAGGGAATACCTCGGCTGATGCATCTATAAAAATATACTTATATCTTGCCTTAGTGGTTTCAATTTTAGCTTTAGTGTTACCATTATTTCAGAACTTATCTGCTCGTAACCTAGCAGTACAAGAAGAAAGCTGGCTTAGAAAAAAGATACTGTCACACTTATTTGATTTAGGTGGAATGGAAATACCCGAAAATAAAACGGGAGCTATATTATCTACGATAGTGGATGGAAGTGAAAAAGTTTCCTACTATTTGCAGACTTTCTATGGACAAGTTTTTGCATCTTTTAGCGTACCAGTGTTCACAGTGGTGTTGATTAGTGTATTCATCGATCCTATTTCGGGTATAACTTTACTGTTATGTATACCGTTAATACCTCTTATAGTTGGTATGGCGCAAAAGTTATTTAGGAAAGTTTCATCTAAGTCCAGAAATGCTAGAGTTCGCCTAGCTGGACAATACTTAGAAGCAATACAAGGTATTGTCACTTTGCGTTTACTAAATGCTCATAAAGTAAAGGAAAGTGAACTTGCTGAATACGGAGAAAATAATAGAAAAGCAATTATGAGCCTATTGGCTTCTAATCAGTTAATTATTTTCGTTGTAGACGCCGTGTTTTCACTATTTTCGGTAACAATTACAACATTTTTAGCAACATATCGTTTATATACAGGTTCTATTGCTATTGACAGTGCAATAGCTTTGATATTAGTTTCTATTGTTTTCATGGAGCCTTTAGATCAAGCAGCCGCTTTCTTCTATGTCGGTATGGGAGGGATGGCAAGTAAACGCAAGATTCAAGAAATCTTCCGTATGAAAACTTATAAGGATTCAGACCACGAATCCAACTCATATATGATTTATAATATTATGTATCATAAAGATGATAATAAAGCTCTTTCTGTGAATAATTTATCGTTTAAATATAATGTTTTTTCTAATAAAAATATTCTAGATAACCTTACATTTGATGTATATAAAGGTGAAAAAATAGCTATTGTTGGACCTAGTGGTAATGGTAAATCAACTTTAATAAAAATATTGAAAGGCTATTTGTTACCTACTCAAGGTAGTGTAATAGTGAAAAATATACCTTTTGGTTTAGAAAATATAGATATAGTTAGACAAAACTCTGCTTTCGTTAGCCAGAGTACATGGCTCTTTAACATGAGCATTAAAGATAATTTGTTGCTTTCAAAACCCAACGCTAGCGAAGAACAAATTTGGGATGCTTTAGAAAAAGCTTATATAGCTTCTGAAATTAAGAGCTTGCCTATGGGATTAGACACAATAGTAGGGGAACAGGGGATAAGTATATCAGGTGGACAGGCACAGCGTTTATCAATTGCAAGAGCCTTTCTTTCAGATCGCGACATTTTGATATTTGATGAACCAACTTCGCAAATTGACCTTATTTCTGAAAAGAAAATATTAGAGTCCATACGAAACATTCCTCGTGATAAAACTCTAATCATGGTAACTCACCGTCCTAATAACTTAGGAAGTGTAAACCGTATATTTTATATTGAAAACGCAAAGCTTCGTATAGAAACTGTAGAGCTAAAAAATAGTGATGACATAAGCAGGGGTGAAGAATGA
- a CDS encoding FHA domain-containing protein, with the protein MIDDEVIDPTSTAIFGAISTDDLNSSAIAILSEEDKAAVVALPFGSALLIVKSGPSVGSRFLLNSQTITVGRHPDSDIFLDDVTVSRKHAIFEASNGGFLVRDAGSLNGTYVNRELVDTCELSVGDEVQIGKFRLTYHTSVKGVNLD; encoded by the coding sequence ATGATTGATGATGAAGTTATCGATCCTACTTCGACCGCAATATTTGGTGCTATTTCAACAGATGATTTGAATTCTTCTGCTATCGCTATTCTTTCAGAAGAGGATAAAGCAGCAGTTGTGGCTTTGCCATTTGGAAGTGCTTTGTTGATTGTTAAAAGTGGTCCTAGTGTAGGTTCACGTTTTCTTTTGAATAGCCAGACAATTACTGTAGGTCGTCATCCTGATAGCGATATCTTTTTAGATGATGTTACTGTATCTAGGAAGCACGCAATTTTTGAAGCATCAAATGGAGGATTTTTGGTTCGTGATGCTGGTAGCTTAAATGGTACTTATGTTAACCGTGAACTCGTAGATACATGTGAACTATCAGTGGGGGACGAAGTACAAATTGGCAAATTTCGTTTGACTTATCATACTAGTGTAAAAGGAGTAAACCTTGACTAA
- a CDS encoding PIN domain-containing protein: MLYKVVLDTNVLVPSILRDVLLSLANEEIYKPVWSNEILEELERTLLVKLEVGEGQIKYLFEQFKIFFPDSCYDLSLYSQTKPVGLKDKNDEHVIRLALVSGSETIVTENLQDFPKEKLPEDIEVINSKEFLLNQLDLEPKEFFKALENVSYRQQKRGKNLSVLDILQILEEKHNCKGIIKEVKQYGYTFNNE; the protein is encoded by the coding sequence ATGTTATATAAAGTCGTGTTAGACACTAATGTACTTGTTCCTAGTATTCTACGAGATGTTTTACTATCGTTAGCTAACGAGGAAATATATAAACCTGTATGGAGTAACGAAATCTTAGAAGAACTAGAAAGAACTCTACTAGTAAAACTAGAAGTAGGGGAAGGGCAAATAAAATATTTATTTGAACAATTCAAAATATTTTTCCCAGACTCTTGTTATGACTTATCCCTTTATAGTCAAACTAAGCCTGTTGGGTTAAAAGATAAAAATGATGAACACGTAATAAGATTGGCACTCGTTAGTGGCTCCGAAACTATAGTTACAGAAAACCTGCAAGATTTCCCTAAAGAAAAATTACCAGAAGATATAGAGGTTATAAACTCTAAAGAATTCCTTTTAAATCAACTAGATTTAGAACCAAAAGAATTCTTCAAAGCACTAGAAAATGTTTCCTATCGTCAACAAAAAAGAGGAAAAAACTTATCCGTATTAGACATACTACAAATACTAGAAGAAAAACATAACTGTAAAGGAATAATCAAAGAAGTAAAACAATACGGATACACCTTTAATAATGAATAA
- the ftsR gene encoding transcriptional regulator FtsR translates to MTNTSSVRNFSTNRTEKGYWPHNVSHEPTMTIGEVRDLLAKEFPSVTLSKIRHWNEKGIVNPSRSEGGFRKFSQADYQRLRYAISAQRDSFLPLDIILSNLEMLDLGKKIEEVSKVKVISRDGNTVLPSVEYITTRELLDYTGLEKDELDEMVKYGFLQTDVVGRFRVSSIKIVGFIKELTRAGVDIRKLRPLFIASLNFADSIDRVTSHIRTNKSSIAKERCANRAHELGDLIVRLQSELLHDQIERLQ, encoded by the coding sequence TTGACTAACACTAGCAGTGTTCGTAATTTTTCTACAAATAGGACAGAAAAAGGGTATTGGCCTCACAATGTTTCTCACGAACCTACTATGACTATTGGTGAAGTTCGTGACTTATTAGCTAAAGAATTTCCATCAGTTACTTTATCTAAGATTAGACATTGGAATGAAAAAGGAATCGTAAATCCTTCTCGTTCAGAGGGCGGCTTTAGAAAATTCTCTCAAGCTGATTATCAGCGTTTGCGTTACGCTATCTCGGCTCAGCGTGATTCTTTCTTACCTTTAGATATTATTTTAAGTAATCTAGAAATGCTTGACCTAGGTAAAAAGATTGAAGAAGTTTCAAAGGTAAAAGTTATTTCTAGAGATGGAAATACTGTTCTACCATCTGTTGAATATATTACTACTAGGGAACTACTGGATTACACAGGTCTAGAAAAAGATGAACTTGATGAAATGGTTAAATATGGTTTCCTACAAACTGATGTAGTTGGTAGATTCCGTGTTTCTTCTATAAAAATAGTTGGTTTTATCAAGGAACTGACTAGAGCTGGTGTAGATATTCGTAAATTACGTCCTCTTTTCATAGCGTCTTTGAACTTTGCTGACAGCATCGATAGAGTGACATCACATATCCGTACGAATAAGTCATCTATAGCTAAAGAAAGATGTGCTAATAGGGCTCATGAATTAGGTGATTTGATTGTACGATTGCAATCTGAATTATTGCATGACCAGATTGAGAGACTACAGTAA
- a CDS encoding helix-turn-helix domain-containing protein, translating to MGNTTKNKNMLRNIPPSKDVENRQRFDEITQGIFFPSDKNVKNLDEVIDILDKQISLKIVTSENEEIELPENVCDILMSVLNGMSEGKAIQILPLDQKLTTTQAADFLDISRPTLVTLLEEGKIPYEKPRRHRQVYLSDLIAFKEKQRAIREEVLVNLTIQADRIGAYDYIEEN from the coding sequence ATGGGTAATACTACAAAAAATAAGAATATGCTTAGAAATATACCTCCAAGTAAAGATGTAGAAAATAGGCAAAGGTTTGATGAAATAACACAAGGAATTTTCTTTCCTTCAGATAAAAATGTAAAAAATCTTGATGAAGTTATTGATATTTTAGATAAACAAATTAGCCTAAAGATAGTAACTAGTGAAAATGAAGAGATTGAATTACCTGAAAATGTATGTGATATTTTAATGTCTGTATTAAATGGAATGTCCGAAGGTAAAGCTATCCAAATACTACCATTAGACCAAAAATTAACCACAACTCAAGCCGCTGATTTTCTAGATATCTCACGTCCAACACTAGTAACGCTATTAGAAGAAGGGAAAATCCCTTACGAAAAACCGAGAAGGCATAGACAAGTATATCTTAGTGATCTTATAGCTTTCAAAGAAAAACAACGTGCAATACGCGAAGAAGTGCTAGTAAACCTTACGATACAGGCAGACAGAATAGGTGCATACGATTATATCGAGGAAAACTAA
- a CDS encoding ABC transporter ATP-binding protein — MIQIVKWLISITRHVLSPLFISTICRILDQFLGISLYLISVWSIFKIYSFSQTDGPDYSFIFKVLIALVIIALSKAFLRYGEQFFGHYVAFKSLELLRRELFAKLWPQAPAVMYKANSGDLLAVATKDIDRIEVFFAHTFAPAVSAIVVSATAIGFGFYFTNSSVALVALFFVFSSLVVVPLYGQRKIISLQNEYISKRGVMAAHMTDSLQGINEIIGYGAENKRLDELDNLHKDILSSISYTNTVFAARRGINNFIWVIQIPILFITGIHTHAQIVNLVLFIVATIRLNEVLRGVEGFSTDLNASLACAKRLYEICNTEPIVSNDGEEVEQADSYGIKINNLYFTYPGTEREVLKNINLNFAPNTWSCIVGSTGCGKSTLMNLVQRFFEPKTGEILLNGKNINAISVDSLRTCVSLVTQNTYLFNDTILNNLRLANPNASEEKIWNALRIACLDEEIKGFDLGLQTLVGEKGKSLSGGQVQRLCLARAVLLNSKVLILDEFTAHLNTELEEKVRSRIRKYLPNTTIIEITHRLDAIKDADQVVVMDSGKVIEQENPSVLLHNEYSALNTLLRRGV, encoded by the coding sequence ATGATTCAAATAGTCAAGTGGCTTATAAGCATAACTCGTCACGTTTTGTCGCCTTTGTTTATTTCTACAATTTGTAGGATACTTGATCAATTTTTAGGCATTAGTCTATATCTGATTTCCGTATGGTCTATTTTTAAAATATACTCTTTTAGTCAAACTGATGGTCCAGATTATTCCTTCATTTTTAAAGTCCTTATTGCTCTTGTAATTATTGCTTTATCTAAGGCATTTTTGCGTTATGGAGAACAATTTTTTGGACACTATGTTGCTTTCAAATCTCTAGAGTTGCTTAGAAGAGAGCTATTTGCAAAGCTATGGCCACAAGCTCCAGCTGTAATGTATAAAGCCAATAGTGGAGATTTATTAGCAGTTGCTACAAAAGATATAGATCGTATTGAGGTATTTTTTGCTCATACTTTTGCTCCAGCTGTTTCTGCAATAGTGGTTTCAGCAACTGCTATCGGATTTGGATTTTATTTTACTAATTCCTCTGTTGCACTTGTTGCTTTATTCTTTGTGTTCTCATCATTAGTTGTAGTTCCTTTATATGGTCAACGTAAAATAATTTCTTTACAAAATGAGTACATTTCTAAACGTGGGGTAATGGCTGCTCACATGACTGACTCATTGCAAGGCATTAACGAAATCATAGGGTATGGTGCAGAAAATAAACGTTTAGATGAACTAGACAATCTTCATAAGGATATTTTATCTAGTATAAGCTACACGAATACAGTTTTTGCCGCTAGACGTGGTATAAATAATTTCATTTGGGTTATACAAATTCCTATTTTGTTTATCACAGGAATTCACACTCATGCTCAGATTGTAAACTTAGTATTATTTATAGTTGCTACTATACGTTTAAATGAAGTTTTGCGTGGGGTAGAGGGGTTTTCAACTGATTTGAACGCTTCGCTTGCTTGTGCTAAGCGCTTGTATGAAATATGTAATACTGAGCCCATAGTAAGTAATGATGGGGAAGAAGTTGAGCAAGCTGATTCGTATGGAATCAAAATCAATAATTTATATTTTACTTATCCAGGAACTGAACGTGAAGTTTTAAAGAATATAAACCTAAACTTTGCTCCGAATACTTGGTCTTGTATTGTTGGCTCAACAGGTTGTGGTAAATCTACGTTGATGAATTTAGTTCAACGTTTTTTTGAGCCCAAAACAGGGGAGATTTTGCTTAACGGAAAAAATATTAATGCTATAAGTGTTGATTCTTTGAGAACTTGTGTAAGTTTAGTGACGCAAAATACTTATCTTTTCAACGATACTATTTTAAATAATTTACGTTTAGCTAATCCTAATGCTAGTGAAGAAAAGATTTGGAACGCTTTGCGTATTGCTTGTTTGGACGAAGAGATAAAGGGATTTGATTTAGGTTTGCAAACGTTAGTGGGTGAAAAAGGTAAGTCTTTATCTGGTGGTCAAGTTCAGCGTTTATGTTTAGCTCGTGCTGTTTTATTGAACTCTAAAGTGCTGATATTGGATGAGTTTACTGCACATCTTAACACTGAATTAGAAGAAAAAGTGCGTTCTCGTATACGAAAGTATCTACCAAATACGACAATTATTGAGATAACTCACCGTTTGGATGCTATAAAAGACGCTGACCAAGTTGTTGTCATGGATAGTGGCAAAGTAATAGAACAGGAAAATCCAAGCGTATTATTACATAATGAATACAGTGCTTTAAATACTTTATTGCGCAGAGGAGTATAG
- a CDS encoding alpha/beta fold hydrolase produces the protein MRNIFIHGLGQDSKSWNEVRDNLLTTNIEYIDFTANDTVLDYSVLYENLKEVCAKDDSKINLVGLSLGGVLALNYAIDFPNKVNSIVIVNGQYKMPRFLLKLQSVIFKFLPATKFSKTGFSKENFINILKSMENINFTNDLSKVETKSLIIFGEKDTFNKKAAKEMNSILLNSTLVMIEKAGHVINEENPRKLAEVINHFYKENKIA, from the coding sequence ATGAGAAATATTTTTATACATGGCTTAGGTCAAGATAGCAAAAGTTGGAATGAAGTAAGAGATAATCTTCTTACTACTAATATTGAATACATAGATTTTACCGCTAATGATACTGTACTAGATTACTCGGTTTTGTATGAAAATCTAAAAGAAGTATGCGCTAAAGATGATTCCAAGATAAACCTAGTTGGACTTTCCCTTGGAGGAGTACTAGCATTAAATTATGCTATAGATTTTCCAAATAAAGTTAATTCAATTGTAATAGTAAATGGGCAGTATAAAATGCCTAGATTCCTACTGAAGCTTCAAAGTGTAATATTCAAATTCTTACCTGCAACAAAGTTTTCTAAGACTGGATTTTCCAAAGAAAACTTTATCAACATACTAAAAAGTATGGAAAATATAAATTTCACAAATGATTTATCAAAGGTTGAAACTAAATCTCTAATTATTTTTGGTGAGAAAGATACTTTTAACAAAAAAGCTGCCAAAGAAATGAACAGTATTTTACTTAATTCTACCTTAGTTATGATTGAAAAAGCTGGACATGTAATTAATGAGGAAAACCCACGAAAACTAGCGGAAGTAATCAATCACTTTTATAAAGAAAATAAAATAGCGTAG